One Mycobacterium kubicae genomic window carries:
- a CDS encoding glycerate kinase → MGDHIVLAPDKFKGSLTARQAARAMKHGVRRADPTVRAITCPVADGGEGTLDAVVAAGFDRIPAQATGPTGAPVNTGYARLGSRAIIEMADACGLQRLPSGKPAPMTATSYGLGCVVAQALDDGCRDIVITLGGSASTDGGAGMLIALGAEVLDHQGESVGPGGRGLAEAARLDLTKMHPAITESVFTLAADVDNPLCGPHGAAILYGPQKGAHGGQVAELEGALAKWADLVDRVTDTDCRGAPGAGAAGGVGFAASAVLGARVRPGIEMILDIVGLDRALLNAKMVLTGEGCLDVQSLRGKAPVGVSRRARRHGVPTFAVAGVAKLTGSQARAAGFVAVRALNEVEPDQRRCITNAADLLSLVTERLIRESTPARGRRPPRS, encoded by the coding sequence ATGGGTGACCACATCGTCTTGGCGCCCGACAAGTTCAAGGGTTCCTTGACGGCCCGGCAGGCCGCCCGGGCGATGAAACACGGTGTGCGGCGCGCGGACCCGACCGTGCGCGCGATCACCTGTCCTGTCGCGGACGGCGGGGAGGGAACCCTCGACGCGGTCGTGGCCGCTGGATTCGACCGGATCCCGGCACAGGCTACGGGACCCACCGGCGCGCCGGTGAATACCGGCTACGCCCGATTGGGCTCGCGTGCGATCATCGAAATGGCCGACGCGTGTGGGCTGCAACGGCTGCCCTCGGGAAAACCAGCACCGATGACCGCCACCAGTTACGGCTTGGGATGCGTTGTGGCGCAAGCACTCGACGATGGTTGCCGCGACATCGTCATCACCCTGGGCGGCAGCGCTAGCACCGACGGAGGCGCCGGCATGTTGATCGCGTTGGGCGCCGAGGTGCTCGACCATCAAGGTGAATCCGTCGGCCCCGGTGGTCGCGGACTGGCCGAGGCCGCTCGGCTCGATCTCACCAAGATGCACCCCGCCATCACCGAATCGGTCTTCACGCTGGCCGCCGACGTCGATAACCCGCTGTGCGGACCGCACGGCGCGGCAATCCTCTACGGACCCCAGAAAGGCGCCCACGGCGGGCAGGTGGCGGAACTCGAAGGGGCACTTGCCAAATGGGCGGATCTCGTCGACCGGGTGACCGACACCGATTGCCGCGGCGCACCCGGTGCCGGTGCCGCAGGTGGGGTCGGGTTCGCCGCGTCGGCCGTCCTGGGCGCACGCGTGCGGCCCGGCATCGAGATGATCCTCGATATCGTCGGGCTGGACCGAGCATTGTTGAACGCCAAGATGGTCCTGACCGGTGAGGGATGCCTGGATGTGCAGTCCCTGCGCGGTAAGGCGCCGGTCGGTGTGTCGCGGCGTGCCCGCCGCCACGGCGTACCGACATTCGCCGTCGCCGGTGTCGCCAAGCTGACCGGGTCGCAGGCCCGTGCGGCGGGCTTCGTGGCGGTGCGGGCCCTGAACGAGGTCGAGCCTGATCAACGACGCTGCATCACCAACGCTGCCGACCTGCTGAGCCTGGTGACCGAACGGCTGATTCGTGAATCCACGCCCGCCCGGGGGCGAAGGCCTCCGCGCTCGTGA
- a CDS encoding IS481 family transposase: MSKAQLVITAVVLEGRSKSAVARDYGVSRQWVQQLCKRYEAEGDAAFISRSRRPHHSPQAVTTEVEERIVRLRKTLTKRGLDAGADTIASHLATDPSLINVPAISTIWRILKRRGFITPQPHKRPRSSWKRFAAELPNQCWQADTTHWHLAHGGGAEILNIIDDHSRLDITSLARHTINGPDVTAAFTTAFTRWGPPASVLTDNGAIFTAAPRRGGRTSLQITLGELGVRYLNSRPYHPQTCGKVERFHQTQKRWLTAHPATTLTQLQQRLDEFTEYYNTVRPHRAINRTTPIQAFNARPKATPSGYLIPAHCRVRTDIIDAAGVITVRYNSRLHHIGLGKRRTGTKVTVLIDDLNIRVLDRNTGQLIRKLILDPTRDYQPRGVKCGNSPENRDQV, encoded by the coding sequence ATGTCGAAGGCGCAGCTCGTCATCACTGCCGTGGTCCTCGAAGGACGCAGCAAAAGCGCCGTGGCCCGCGACTACGGCGTCTCCCGACAATGGGTCCAGCAACTGTGCAAACGCTACGAGGCCGAAGGCGACGCCGCCTTCATCTCCCGGTCACGGCGACCCCACCACAGCCCGCAGGCTGTCACCACCGAGGTCGAGGAGCGCATCGTGCGGCTACGCAAGACCCTGACCAAACGCGGTCTCGACGCCGGCGCCGACACCATCGCCTCCCACCTGGCCACCGATCCCAGCCTCATAAATGTGCCTGCCATATCAACGATCTGGCGAATCCTCAAACGCCGAGGTTTCATCACACCCCAACCCCACAAACGCCCCCGCTCCTCGTGGAAACGCTTTGCCGCCGAACTACCCAACCAATGTTGGCAGGCCGACACCACCCACTGGCACCTCGCTCACGGCGGCGGCGCCGAAATCCTCAACATCATCGACGACCACTCCCGCCTCGACATCACCAGCCTGGCCCGCCACACCATCAACGGCCCTGACGTCACCGCTGCCTTCACCACCGCCTTCACCCGCTGGGGTCCACCAGCCTCGGTACTGACCGACAACGGCGCCATCTTCACCGCCGCGCCGCGCCGGGGCGGACGCACCTCCCTGCAAATCACCCTCGGCGAACTGGGCGTGCGCTACCTGAATTCACGGCCCTACCATCCCCAGACCTGCGGCAAGGTCGAACGCTTCCACCAAACCCAAAAGCGATGGCTCACAGCCCATCCCGCCACTACACTGACCCAGCTCCAACAACGGCTCGACGAATTCACCGAGTATTACAACACCGTGCGCCCCCACCGCGCGATCAACAGAACCACCCCCATCCAGGCATTCAACGCCCGCCCCAAAGCCACACCGTCTGGCTACCTCATCCCCGCCCACTGCCGCGTACGCACCGACATCATCGACGCCGCCGGCGTCATCACCGTCCGATACAACAGCCGCCTGCACCACATCGGCCTTGGCAAACGACGCACCGGCACCAAAGTCACCGTTCTCATCGACGACCTCAACATTCGCGTCCTCGACCGCAACACCGGCCAGCTCATCCGCAAACTCATCCTCGACCCGACCCGCGACTACCAACCACGCGGCGTCAAATGCGGAAACAGCCCAGAAAACCGGGACCAGGTGTAA
- a CDS encoding TetR/AcrR family transcriptional regulator — protein sequence MTELGKGPRGLRRGRGARERILGASRQLFRDQGINSTGLDQLCAVAQVSKRTFYQHFTGKDELIAEHLRRFDPDVLPEVFDRTDLTPRERLLAAFDIHAPLCPFIAAAVEIHDPEHPARVHAADYKKAFAARLAETAREAGATDPEKLGEQLALLLDGASARNRVLNSDAFATAAAIAAVLIDNAIPAAAVPANCSAS from the coding sequence GTGACGGAGTTGGGGAAGGGGCCGCGGGGCCTCCGCCGCGGCAGGGGTGCGCGAGAGCGGATCCTTGGCGCGTCGCGACAACTGTTCCGCGATCAAGGCATTAACAGCACCGGTCTGGACCAACTCTGCGCGGTGGCTCAGGTGTCCAAACGCACGTTTTACCAACACTTCACGGGCAAGGATGAGCTGATCGCCGAACACCTACGCCGTTTCGATCCCGACGTCTTGCCCGAGGTGTTCGACCGCACCGACCTCACACCCCGCGAGCGGCTCCTCGCTGCCTTCGACATTCACGCGCCGCTGTGCCCGTTCATCGCGGCGGCCGTCGAAATCCACGACCCGGAGCACCCGGCACGCGTACACGCCGCCGACTACAAGAAGGCTTTCGCCGCGCGGCTCGCCGAAACCGCACGCGAGGCCGGCGCCACCGACCCCGAAAAGCTCGGCGAACAACTGGCACTGCTCTTGGACGGCGCTTCGGCCCGCAACCGAGTCCTTAACTCCGACGCCTTCGCCACCGCCGCGGCCATCGCAGCCGTCCTTATCGACAACGCCATCCCCGCGGCAGCGGTACCGGCGAACTGCTCCGCGAGCTAA
- a CDS encoding nuclear transport factor 2 family protein, whose amino-acid sequence MTTFTPHRGTVETFVNHMDRGADKDALSTLLAASVVMYGPLGDEPITGREAVLEAMRGVGTVATDLTYKEVLSGETHHAAHFRLQIEDTVVDGMDYILLDADGKIAEVTIWWRPLPAGVQMQRHLAGLLGMKPWELLTHTQ is encoded by the coding sequence ATGACTACGTTCACCCCGCACCGCGGCACGGTGGAGACCTTCGTCAACCACATGGACCGCGGCGCAGACAAAGACGCTCTTTCCACACTCCTCGCCGCGAGTGTGGTGATGTACGGCCCACTCGGCGATGAACCAATCACCGGCCGCGAGGCGGTCCTGGAAGCCATGCGAGGGGTCGGCACGGTGGCGACCGACCTCACCTACAAAGAAGTCCTCAGCGGCGAGACCCACCACGCCGCGCACTTCCGACTACAGATCGAAGACACCGTGGTCGACGGGATGGATTACATCCTGCTCGACGCGGACGGAAAGATCGCCGAGGTGACCATCTGGTGGCGCCCACTGCCGGCCGGCGTCCAGATGCAGCGCCACCTCGCTGGCCTCCTCGGCATGAAGCCCTGGGAGCTCCTCACCCACACGCAGTAG
- a CDS encoding NADPH-dependent F420 reductase, which translates to MSSVSIIGSGSMASAIGALALKGGNTVEITGRDRAKAQALASALGNGATVGTWGTAPAGDIVILAVLFDSAVPIVSEYGDALANKIVVDITNPFNASATGLAIPHDTSIAQKVAEAAPASAHIVKAFNTLFRDVLAAGGPLDVFVAGDDAQAKASVSAFIESLGLRPQDTGDLSMAHWLEGAGLLSVGLANHGVGSLNFSLGVKQG; encoded by the coding sequence ATGAGCAGCGTCAGCATCATCGGCTCGGGAAGCATGGCCAGCGCCATCGGCGCCCTAGCCCTCAAGGGCGGCAACACCGTCGAAATCACCGGTCGCGATAGGGCCAAGGCCCAAGCCCTGGCCAGCGCGCTAGGCAATGGCGCCACGGTCGGAACGTGGGGCACCGCCCCGGCCGGCGACATCGTCATCCTCGCCGTACTGTTCGACAGCGCCGTGCCGATCGTCAGCGAGTACGGGGACGCGCTGGCCAACAAGATCGTCGTCGACATCACCAACCCCTTCAACGCCAGCGCCACCGGGCTGGCCATCCCTCACGACACCTCCATCGCGCAAAAGGTCGCCGAGGCCGCCCCCGCAAGCGCCCACATCGTCAAGGCGTTCAACACTCTGTTCCGCGACGTCCTGGCAGCAGGTGGACCACTGGATGTGTTCGTCGCCGGCGATGACGCGCAGGCGAAAGCAAGCGTGTCGGCATTCATCGAAAGCCTTGGACTGCGCCCACAGGACACCGGCGACCTGAGCATGGCGCACTGGCTGGAGGGCGCGGGCCTGCTGTCAGTAGGCCTAGCCAACCATGGCGTGGGCAGCTTGAACTTCTCCCTCGGCGTCAAACAGGGCTGA
- a CDS encoding GAF and ANTAR domain-containing protein, producing the protein MSTERPNEYDRLASTADAVEALGALIAAEEPLDEVLQRIAWTACRAVPDADAVTITVVDGTKPRTAAHTDAQVLALDQAQYESTRGPCLQAADGRRPLRVVTDLDDDRWPEFLGAARQVGVRASLSVPLIVLPVASDREAELVGSINIYSRRAAAFDPFDEELMRLYTATACQAIANARRWQESRETVAQLEQALTSRSTIDQAKGLIRALNGCSADEAFAVLTELSQRSNIKLHTVAAQLLERVTDRPLE; encoded by the coding sequence ATGAGCACTGAACGACCCAACGAGTACGACCGGTTGGCCTCGACGGCCGACGCGGTCGAGGCGCTCGGCGCCCTGATCGCGGCTGAAGAGCCACTCGACGAGGTGTTGCAACGCATAGCCTGGACGGCCTGTCGCGCCGTCCCGGACGCCGACGCGGTGACCATCACCGTGGTCGATGGCACCAAACCGCGAACCGCCGCACACACCGATGCCCAAGTGTTAGCGCTCGACCAAGCTCAGTACGAGTCGACGCGAGGACCGTGCTTGCAAGCCGCCGATGGGCGAAGGCCGCTGCGCGTCGTCACAGATCTGGACGACGATCGATGGCCGGAGTTCCTCGGAGCCGCGCGGCAGGTAGGCGTGCGAGCCAGCTTGTCGGTTCCGTTGATCGTCCTGCCGGTGGCATCGGACCGAGAGGCCGAACTCGTCGGATCGATCAACATCTACAGCCGCCGAGCCGCGGCGTTCGACCCATTCGACGAAGAGCTGATGCGGCTCTACACGGCGACGGCATGCCAGGCGATCGCCAATGCCCGTCGCTGGCAGGAGTCGCGGGAAACGGTCGCCCAACTCGAGCAGGCGTTGACCTCTCGCTCCACCATCGACCAGGCCAAGGGCCTGATCCGGGCGCTGAACGGCTGCTCCGCCGACGAAGCATTCGCCGTGCTGACCGAACTGTCCCAGCGCAGCAACATCAAATTACACACGGTCGCTGCCCAGCTCCTCGAACGCGTCACCGATCGTCCACTCGAGTAG
- the asnB gene encoding asparagine synthase (glutamine-hydrolyzing) — protein MSEDQRMCGIFAAMTRRGLSREKCDAALKRLEHRGPDGTGIWTSRDGQWTLGHTRLSIIGLRNGSQPMSSPDGAVHVVVNGEFYGYREIRERLRSSGYHFSTESDSEIAVHLYHERGMQATTQLRGEFAMVIADQHQRAMIAVRDRFGVKPLYYAVVNGDVFFASEIKALLALGVPAAWDLEGATGGFGRSHEKTEFAGISTVPPGCYAIARDGVVRIYPYWDWEIPTADEMRADTRSEAEVVDEFRQVLQEAVRERLVADVEVASYLSGGIDSCAVLGLAQQEMDRPIRAFTLTFENPLYDEARVAEEQAKRVGATYHPIPITGREIAESFADAVWHAETQMFNGHGVAKYLLSRAVRAAGIKVVFTGEGADEMLGGYPYYRVDALNDDVTLTADDRVKLLDEMLGANAATRALMMPDRVSSPEMQAVERRLGWLPATLNVGAAQTNSVAPLLRDDLPVWVREFQPLVSALDRLPIAQRVTGRDHLNQMLYVNAKTVLPNFILNYLADRMEMAHSIEGRVPFLDHRVAEVAARVPVRLKVKGIREKHVLREAAKDVLIPEVYDRQKHPFTTPPTRTRNDPMLAFYRDTFASEAAKDQPIYDMTKVNTALDQLLDCPDDQRIAVEGGLQRAASVVVMQELFSMA, from the coding sequence ATGTCGGAGGACCAGCGCATGTGCGGGATATTCGCCGCGATGACCCGGCGCGGGCTTTCGCGTGAGAAATGTGATGCGGCGCTCAAGCGCTTGGAGCATCGCGGACCGGACGGCACCGGCATCTGGACGTCGCGTGATGGGCAGTGGACCCTCGGACACACGCGGTTGTCGATCATCGGCTTACGCAACGGCAGTCAGCCCATGAGCAGTCCGGATGGCGCGGTGCATGTGGTGGTGAACGGCGAGTTCTACGGCTACCGCGAGATTCGCGAACGTCTGCGATCCAGTGGCTATCACTTCTCCACCGAGAGCGACAGTGAAATCGCGGTGCACCTCTATCACGAGCGCGGTATGCAGGCCACGACGCAACTGCGCGGTGAGTTCGCGATGGTCATTGCCGACCAACACCAACGGGCGATGATCGCGGTCCGTGATCGCTTCGGGGTAAAGCCGCTCTACTACGCGGTGGTGAACGGGGACGTGTTCTTCGCCTCGGAGATCAAAGCACTGTTGGCGTTAGGTGTGCCGGCCGCATGGGACCTCGAGGGCGCAACCGGAGGTTTCGGCAGATCCCATGAAAAGACCGAATTCGCCGGGATCAGTACGGTGCCGCCGGGTTGTTATGCGATAGCCCGAGATGGCGTTGTTCGCATCTACCCGTACTGGGATTGGGAGATCCCGACTGCCGATGAGATGCGCGCGGACACGCGCAGTGAGGCCGAGGTCGTCGACGAATTTCGCCAGGTTCTTCAGGAGGCCGTGCGGGAAAGGCTGGTGGCGGACGTCGAGGTCGCGTCGTACCTCAGTGGTGGCATCGACTCCTGCGCCGTGCTCGGACTCGCCCAGCAGGAGATGGACCGGCCGATTCGCGCATTCACACTGACGTTTGAGAATCCGCTCTATGACGAGGCCCGGGTCGCGGAAGAACAGGCCAAGCGCGTCGGCGCGACATATCACCCCATTCCGATCACCGGACGCGAGATCGCCGAATCATTCGCCGACGCGGTCTGGCACGCCGAAACGCAAATGTTCAACGGCCATGGCGTGGCCAAATACCTCCTCAGCCGTGCCGTCCGGGCTGCAGGCATCAAGGTGGTGTTCACCGGCGAAGGTGCCGACGAAATGCTGGGCGGGTATCCGTACTACCGCGTCGACGCACTGAACGACGACGTGACATTAACTGCCGACGACAGAGTCAAACTCCTCGATGAGATGCTCGGCGCCAACGCTGCGACGCGCGCGCTGATGATGCCGGATCGCGTCAGTAGTCCCGAAATGCAGGCGGTGGAGCGCAGGCTCGGCTGGCTGCCGGCAACGCTCAATGTCGGTGCAGCGCAGACCAATAGCGTGGCACCACTGCTACGTGACGACCTTCCGGTTTGGGTGCGGGAGTTCCAGCCCCTAGTGTCCGCGCTTGATCGGTTACCGATTGCACAGCGCGTCACCGGACGCGACCACCTGAATCAGATGCTGTACGTCAACGCCAAGACGGTGCTGCCGAATTTCATTCTGAATTATCTCGCCGACCGCATGGAGATGGCGCATTCCATCGAGGGGCGCGTGCCGTTCCTGGACCACCGCGTCGCCGAGGTCGCGGCCCGCGTTCCGGTGCGCCTGAAAGTGAAGGGCATCCGTGAAAAGCATGTTCTTCGCGAAGCGGCGAAGGACGTGTTGATACCGGAGGTGTATGACCGCCAGAAGCATCCGTTCACCACGCCGCCGACGCGCACCAGGAACGACCCGATGCTGGCCTTCTACCGCGATACGTTCGCGTCGGAGGCGGCAAAGGACCAGCCGATCTACGACATGACGAAGGTCAATACGGCGCTCGATCAGTTGCTCGACTGCCCGGACGATCAACGCATCGCGGTGGAAGGTGGATTGCAGCGCGCCGCGAGTGTGGTTGTGATGCAAGAGCTGTTCTCCATGGCGTGA
- a CDS encoding ArsI/CadI family heavy metal resistance metalloenzyme: protein MSRVQLALNVDDLDSAIAFYSKLFRTKPAKVKPGYANFAVANPPLKLVLLQNPGQGGTLNHLGVEVDSSDAVHAEIDRLDSAGMFTEEDLGTTCCFATQDKVWVTGPDGERWEVYTVLADSDTFGAAGTEQAAPSCC, encoded by the coding sequence ATGTCCCGCGTGCAGTTGGCTCTCAACGTCGACGACCTCGACAGCGCAATCGCGTTCTACTCGAAGCTATTTCGGACCAAGCCGGCCAAAGTCAAGCCGGGCTACGCGAACTTCGCCGTGGCGAACCCACCGCTGAAGTTGGTGCTACTGCAGAACCCCGGCCAAGGCGGCACCCTCAATCACCTCGGCGTGGAAGTCGACTCCAGCGACGCCGTGCACGCCGAGATCGACCGACTTGACTCAGCCGGGATGTTCACTGAGGAAGACCTGGGCACCACTTGTTGCTTTGCCACCCAGGACAAGGTCTGGGTCACCGGGCCCGACGGGGAGCGCTGGGAGGTCTACACCGTGCTGGCCGACTCCGACACCTTCGGCGCCGCCGGTACCGAGCAGGCCGCACCGTCGTGCTGCTGA
- a CDS encoding Rv2640c family ArsR-like transcriptional regulator: MPKALPVIDTTSPVCCAPVASGPMNDEDALQIALRLRALADPVRVKIVSYLFSSAAGEEISGDLAAVLGLSESTVSHHLTQLRKAGIVVSDRRGMNVFHRVRRDSLQALCAALDPNCCS, encoded by the coding sequence ATGCCGAAAGCGTTGCCGGTCATCGACACGACGTCGCCAGTGTGTTGCGCCCCGGTGGCCTCCGGGCCGATGAACGACGAGGACGCTCTGCAGATTGCGTTGCGGTTGCGGGCACTGGCCGACCCGGTACGGGTGAAAATCGTGTCGTATCTCTTCAGTTCGGCTGCGGGGGAGGAGATCTCCGGTGACCTCGCAGCCGTGTTGGGCCTCAGTGAGTCAACCGTCAGTCACCACTTAACACAGTTGCGCAAGGCCGGAATCGTGGTCTCGGATCGGCGCGGGATGAATGTGTTTCATCGAGTGCGTCGCGACTCGCTGCAGGCGTTATGCGCTGCGCTGGACCCGAACTGCTGTAGCTGA